A window of Euwallacea fornicatus isolate EFF26 chromosome 25, ASM4011564v1, whole genome shotgun sequence contains these coding sequences:
- the LOC136346860 gene encoding uncharacterized protein isoform X6, translating into MGATLTKSSSRITPKRESAQRDADRERRLRVDSETRAKQAIQEATRCRSRLKLLTQEFARMEETVRAMLVYKKQAEQLRQEKAALTLAFENRCQQYQNTITRLNLEITTLRQQLEEVSREINPEGILQAHTAALKRHAEESRKQYERCLDDVANQVVKALLAQKGLREEVGCLNHRIQELESQNSALTSMLVHQLREESPSSSTHRELFSKQLALECREKDLDEPTEPSPSALLTTSLTTKHCNSFNSEILDDSPKAESYDKVLVSSDEKRLSADSVNVLDTRFSIEDKKRHQVLTKLWTELKGTEVTPKRLLEALSAVDSALWVPPKRPVSLNLQLPILQTTRIRRSRPVLAQSSSKSEEETTGNESPESGNRDEGYSTMSSDVQADVTRTSNDATLPHRSLEDLKEASDETDLSADTRLLVTDNKDPDILYIPLNLLNLKQRNSFPPGKEILPFQHIMRSFSDSHLCIKITTAPTPCYSFTSPISSSPSIFVLDLTEKTINPLRRARGTNALFVCISGNNSNGELTEDKTSQLSWSSATEERLECTTWDAEYIQQWLRLDETRSTLQQHRDMLELEYDRAELEDWSLSLSNDDLREQWKKFEATTPGQISISTLPSIQENNALELEEDSNECLWNNSSYMMDKEGRELVTLLMDSPNGEKQWPYAVSDAVHLQISPDNSWSSGGSDCCHSHEPETCSKRSSAASDDTGELPQIGTDFTRDFYRLVKFESTKSLASTSSRSVGGALSENGDRDATLQNVLTFLAEQQKYAHCKDRPRSVTDVTKEFNIEGPPQRLEEIKNTDSNYSLPKSESKCSDNENYVTLKQLCEEFELKEKEREKCEISDKLSYAEEICVATQLDVESENCSNISDHPVDICSSVNVELNSLDYQSSVLDPDVVSDQNSLHVVNSDNVALNTSNLIQPTESSISGVSCVSESRSSSVSTPDTIASKIPRRKTPSRIPVSPARTIVNNNNNNNKENLQETRIPKSKIPHKSNKPKPKKVVQVTQSSSPSQHIITSEKLPQSASGVLSNIIEGPPHRAMSFHERATSKDVIDELNRMIKNGDENHGSDANDRVPNPKLDQACRPTGWIHVEKDIDLTDPKARANLLDVMMASVSSDSSPTSSCGGSVASDSTEDPPDYGHLHRIHKYHRQKKAKAARPDFTPVAVVRASVPPPRPSIIGRSDFFVRYGEKEREAVASFDFLDEFSSTSSSRSCSIEDRLEAVAEDETDTNGATRSSFRMMKVSRV; encoded by the exons AATCGTTGTCAGCAATACCAAAACACGATTACCAGACTAAATCTGGAAATCACGACCTTGAGGCAGCAGCTAGAAGAAGTGAGTCGTGAAATCAACCCTGAGGGGATTTTGCAGGCCCATACTGCCGCCCTGAAAAGACACGCTGAAGAATCGAGGAAGCAATACGAGAGATGCTTGGATGATGTTGCTAATCAGGTGGTGAAAGCTTTGCTTGCTCAAAAG GGACTTCGCGAAGAAGTCGGTTGCCTTAACCACAGAATCCAGGAACTTGAGTCTCAAAACAGTGCACTTACCTCCATGTTGGTACATCAGCTAAGAGAAGAGAGTCCAAGTTCCTCAACTCATcgtgaattattttcaaaacagcTCGCTTTAGAATGTCGAGAAAAGG ATTTGGATGAACCAACTGAACCATCTCCTTCGGCGCTACTAACCACAAGCTTGACTACTAAGCATTGCAATTCGTTTAACTCCGAAATTCTGGACGACAGTCCTAAAGCTGAAAGTTATGATAAAGTTTTAGTATCCAGTGATGAGAAAAGACTATCGGCTGATAGTGTAAATGTTTTAG ATACTAGATTTTCCATAGAAGATAAGAAAAGACACCAAGTCCTAACAAAGCTGTGGACAGAACTGAAAGGAACTGAAGTAACACCAAAGCGCCTGCTCGAGGCACTAAGCGCTGTGGATTCAGCTTTGTGGGTTCCACCAAAACGTCCAGTTTCACTAAATTTGCAATTGCCCATTTTACAAACCACTAGGATAAGGCGATCCCGGCCAGTGCTTG CGCAATCCAGCTCGAAAAGTGAGGAAGAAACCACCGGAAACGAATCCCCGGAAAGTGGAAACAGGGACGAAGGATATTCTACGATGTCCTCGGACGTCCAAGCTGATGTGACAAGGACGTCCAACGACGCTACACTGCCTCATAGAAGCCTTGAAGATCTAAAAGAGGCCAGCGACGAAACTGATCTGTCCGCTGATACTCGACTACTGGTCACTGACAATAAAGATCCTGATATTCTTTACATTCCATTAAATTTGCTGAATTTGAAACAAAG aaatagtTTCCCTCCAGGCAAAGAAATACTCCCTTTCCAACACATTATGAGAAGTTTCTCGGATTCACAtctttgcattaaaattacaaCGGCGCCAACACCTTGTTACTCGTTCACATCGCCTATATCAAGCAGTCCATCCATTTTTGTGCTAGATCTTACAGAAAAGACAATAAATCCTCTTAGACGGGCTAGAGGGACAAACGCTCTTTTTG TTTGCATTTCAGGCAATAATTCTAACGGAGAACTCACCGAAGACAAAACATCCCAACTTTCCTGGAGCAGTGCAACTGAGGAGAGACTGGAATGTACTACGTGGGATGCCGAGTACATCCAACAATGGCTGAGACTGGATGAAACCAGATCAACTTTACAGCAGCATCGAGATATGCTGGAATTGGAATACGATCGTGCCGAATTAGAGGATTGGAGTCTCAGCCTTTCGAACGACGATCTCAGGGAGCAATGGAAGAAATTTGAGGCTACTACGCCTG gtCAAATCTCAATTTCAACATTACCAAGTATACAAGAAAACAACGCCCTAGAGTTGGAAGAAGATTCAAATGAATGTCTCTGGAACAACTCCAGTTACATGATGGATAAGGAAGGGAGAGAGTTGGTTACTCTTCTAATGGACAGTCCCAATGGAGAGAAACAATGGCCGTATGCAGTATCCGACGCTGTGCATCTGCAAATTTCACCGGACAATAGTTGGTCTAGTGGAGGTTCGGACTGCTGTCATTCCCATGAACCGGAGACTTGCTCGAAACGATCTTCTGCAGCTAGTGATGACACTGGAGAACTACCTCAAATTGGAACTGATTTTACTAGAGATTTTTATAg GTTGGTGAAATTTGAAAGTACGAAGAGTTTAGCTTCGACGTCTTCCAGAAGTGTTGGTGGAGCTTTAAGTGAAAACGGAGACCGAGATGCGACTTTGCAGAATGTCCTGACATTCCTTGCAGAACAGCAAAAGTACGCGCACTGCAAAGACAGACCTCGATCGGTCACTGATGTAACTAAGGAATTCAACATCGAAG GTCCTCCTCAACGATTagaggaaattaaaaacacgGACAGCAACTACAGTCTCCCAAAAAGCGAATCAAAATGCAGTGACAACGAGAATTATGTAACTTTAAAGCAGCTATGCGAGGAATTcgaattgaaggaaaaggAAAGGGAAAAATGCGAAATTAGCGATAAACTGTCTTATGCCGAAGAAATTTGCGTAGCCACTCAACTGGACGTTGAAAGTGAAAACTGCTCCAACATCAGCGATCATCCTGTGGACATTTGTAGTAGCGTGAATGTGGAACTGAACTCTCTCGATTATCAAAGTAGTGTTTTGGACCCAGACGTAGTTAGTGATCAAAACAGTCTCCATGTTGTAAATAGTGATAATGTAGCTTTAAACACTAGTAATTTAATCCAACCAACTGAAAGTAGTATTAGTGGGGTAAGCTGCGTCAGTGAATCTCGGAGTTCAAGTGTGAGCACTCCTGACACAATCGCCTCCAAAATACCACGGAGGAAGACTCCATCCAGGATTCCAGTTAGTCCGGCCAGGACCAttgtaaataacaataataacaacaataaagaaaatctcCAGGAAACAAGGATACCAAAGAGTAAAATTCCGCACAAAAGCAATAAACCGAAACCTAAG AAAGTCGTCCAGGTGACCCAAAGCAGCTCCCCATCTCAACATATCATAACATCAGAAAAGCTGCCTCAGAGTGCTTCAGGCGTGCTCAGTAACATTATTGAAGGTCCCCCGCATAGAGCCATGAGTTTTCATGAAAGGGCCACCTCAAAAGATGTCATAGACGAACTAAATCGCATGATAAAAAATGGAGATGAAAACCATGGTTCTGATGCAAATGACAGAGTCCCCAATCCTAAATTGGATCAGGCTTGCAGACCTACTGGTTGGATTCATGTGGAGAAAGACATTGACTTAACAGATCCAAAg GCAAGAGCAAATCTCCTGGATGTTATGATGGCCTCAGTTTCAAGCGACTCATCACCAACGTCTTCCTGTGGAGGTAGTGTGGCAAGTGATTCTACTGAAGACCCACCAGATTATGGACATCTCCATAGGATACATAAATATCACAGGCAAAAGAAAG CCAAAGCTGCGCGACCCGATTTTACGCCGGTAGCCGTGGTGCGTGCATCCGTCCCTCCGCCCAGACCTAGCATCATCGGACGATCCGACTTTTTCGTCCGCTACGGCGAAAAGGAGAGGGAGGCGGTAGCTTCCTTCGATTTTTTGGATGAATTTAGTTCGACAAGCAGCTCTCGCAGTTGCTCCATTGAGGATAGGCTGGAGGCAGTGGCTGAGGATGAGACGGACACCAACGGAGCTACGAGGTCTAGTTTTAGGATGATGAAAGTTAGTAGAGTTTGA
- the LOC136346860 gene encoding uncharacterized protein isoform X5: MAFFLCKCQKYMRYNSYSMRESAQRDADRERRLRVDSETRAKQAIQEATRCRSRLKLLTQEFARMEETVRAMLVYKKQAEQLRQEKAALTLAFENRCQQYQNTITRLNLEITTLRQQLEEVSREINPEGILQAHTAALKRHAEESRKQYERCLDDVANQVVKALLAQKGLREEVGCLNHRIQELESQNSALTSMLVHQLREESPSSSTHRELFSKQLALECREKDLDEPTEPSPSALLTTSLTTKHCNSFNSEILDDSPKAESYDKVLVSSDEKRLSADSVNVLDTRFSIEDKKRHQVLTKLWTELKGTEVTPKRLLEALSAVDSALWVPPKRPVSLNLQLPILQTTRIRRSRPVLAQSSSKSEEETTGNESPESGNRDEGYSTMSSDVQADVTRTSNDATLPHRSLEDLKEASDETDLSADTRLLVTDNKDPDILYIPLNLLNLKQRNSFPPGKEILPFQHIMRSFSDSHLCIKITTAPTPCYSFTSPISSSPSIFVLDLTEKTINPLRRARGTNALFVCISGNNSNGELTEDKTSQLSWSSATEERLECTTWDAEYIQQWLRLDETRSTLQQHRDMLELEYDRAELEDWSLSLSNDDLREQWKKFEATTPGQISISTLPSIQENNALELEEDSNECLWNNSSYMMDKEGRELVTLLMDSPNGEKQWPYAVSDAVHLQISPDNSWSSGGSDCCHSHEPETCSKRSSAASDDTGELPQIGTDFTRDFYRLVKFESTKSLASTSSRSVGGALSENGDRDATLQNVLTFLAEQQKYAHCKDRPRSVTDVTKEFNIEGPPQRLEEIKNTDSNYSLPKSESKCSDNENYVTLKQLCEEFELKEKEREKCEISDKLSYAEEICVATQLDVESENCSNISDHPVDICSSVNVELNSLDYQSSVLDPDVVSDQNSLHVVNSDNVALNTSNLIQPTESSISGVSCVSESRSSSVSTPDTIASKIPRRKTPSRIPVSPARTIVNNNNNNNKENLQETRIPKSKIPHKSNKPKPKKVVQVTQSSSPSQHIITSEKLPQSASGVLSNIIEGPPHRAMSFHERATSKDVIDELNRMIKNGDENHGSDANDRVPNPKLDQACRPTGWIHVEKDIDLTDPKARANLLDVMMASVSSDSSPTSSCGGSVASDSTEDPPDYGHLHRIHKYHRQKKAKAARPDFTPVAVVRASVPPPRPSIIGRSDFFVRYGEKEREAVASFDFLDEFSSTSSSRSCSIEDRLEAVAEDETDTNGATRSSFRMMKVSRV; encoded by the exons AATCGTTGTCAGCAATACCAAAACACGATTACCAGACTAAATCTGGAAATCACGACCTTGAGGCAGCAGCTAGAAGAAGTGAGTCGTGAAATCAACCCTGAGGGGATTTTGCAGGCCCATACTGCCGCCCTGAAAAGACACGCTGAAGAATCGAGGAAGCAATACGAGAGATGCTTGGATGATGTTGCTAATCAGGTGGTGAAAGCTTTGCTTGCTCAAAAG GGACTTCGCGAAGAAGTCGGTTGCCTTAACCACAGAATCCAGGAACTTGAGTCTCAAAACAGTGCACTTACCTCCATGTTGGTACATCAGCTAAGAGAAGAGAGTCCAAGTTCCTCAACTCATcgtgaattattttcaaaacagcTCGCTTTAGAATGTCGAGAAAAGG ATTTGGATGAACCAACTGAACCATCTCCTTCGGCGCTACTAACCACAAGCTTGACTACTAAGCATTGCAATTCGTTTAACTCCGAAATTCTGGACGACAGTCCTAAAGCTGAAAGTTATGATAAAGTTTTAGTATCCAGTGATGAGAAAAGACTATCGGCTGATAGTGTAAATGTTTTAG ATACTAGATTTTCCATAGAAGATAAGAAAAGACACCAAGTCCTAACAAAGCTGTGGACAGAACTGAAAGGAACTGAAGTAACACCAAAGCGCCTGCTCGAGGCACTAAGCGCTGTGGATTCAGCTTTGTGGGTTCCACCAAAACGTCCAGTTTCACTAAATTTGCAATTGCCCATTTTACAAACCACTAGGATAAGGCGATCCCGGCCAGTGCTTG CGCAATCCAGCTCGAAAAGTGAGGAAGAAACCACCGGAAACGAATCCCCGGAAAGTGGAAACAGGGACGAAGGATATTCTACGATGTCCTCGGACGTCCAAGCTGATGTGACAAGGACGTCCAACGACGCTACACTGCCTCATAGAAGCCTTGAAGATCTAAAAGAGGCCAGCGACGAAACTGATCTGTCCGCTGATACTCGACTACTGGTCACTGACAATAAAGATCCTGATATTCTTTACATTCCATTAAATTTGCTGAATTTGAAACAAAG aaatagtTTCCCTCCAGGCAAAGAAATACTCCCTTTCCAACACATTATGAGAAGTTTCTCGGATTCACAtctttgcattaaaattacaaCGGCGCCAACACCTTGTTACTCGTTCACATCGCCTATATCAAGCAGTCCATCCATTTTTGTGCTAGATCTTACAGAAAAGACAATAAATCCTCTTAGACGGGCTAGAGGGACAAACGCTCTTTTTG TTTGCATTTCAGGCAATAATTCTAACGGAGAACTCACCGAAGACAAAACATCCCAACTTTCCTGGAGCAGTGCAACTGAGGAGAGACTGGAATGTACTACGTGGGATGCCGAGTACATCCAACAATGGCTGAGACTGGATGAAACCAGATCAACTTTACAGCAGCATCGAGATATGCTGGAATTGGAATACGATCGTGCCGAATTAGAGGATTGGAGTCTCAGCCTTTCGAACGACGATCTCAGGGAGCAATGGAAGAAATTTGAGGCTACTACGCCTG gtCAAATCTCAATTTCAACATTACCAAGTATACAAGAAAACAACGCCCTAGAGTTGGAAGAAGATTCAAATGAATGTCTCTGGAACAACTCCAGTTACATGATGGATAAGGAAGGGAGAGAGTTGGTTACTCTTCTAATGGACAGTCCCAATGGAGAGAAACAATGGCCGTATGCAGTATCCGACGCTGTGCATCTGCAAATTTCACCGGACAATAGTTGGTCTAGTGGAGGTTCGGACTGCTGTCATTCCCATGAACCGGAGACTTGCTCGAAACGATCTTCTGCAGCTAGTGATGACACTGGAGAACTACCTCAAATTGGAACTGATTTTACTAGAGATTTTTATAg GTTGGTGAAATTTGAAAGTACGAAGAGTTTAGCTTCGACGTCTTCCAGAAGTGTTGGTGGAGCTTTAAGTGAAAACGGAGACCGAGATGCGACTTTGCAGAATGTCCTGACATTCCTTGCAGAACAGCAAAAGTACGCGCACTGCAAAGACAGACCTCGATCGGTCACTGATGTAACTAAGGAATTCAACATCGAAG GTCCTCCTCAACGATTagaggaaattaaaaacacgGACAGCAACTACAGTCTCCCAAAAAGCGAATCAAAATGCAGTGACAACGAGAATTATGTAACTTTAAAGCAGCTATGCGAGGAATTcgaattgaaggaaaaggAAAGGGAAAAATGCGAAATTAGCGATAAACTGTCTTATGCCGAAGAAATTTGCGTAGCCACTCAACTGGACGTTGAAAGTGAAAACTGCTCCAACATCAGCGATCATCCTGTGGACATTTGTAGTAGCGTGAATGTGGAACTGAACTCTCTCGATTATCAAAGTAGTGTTTTGGACCCAGACGTAGTTAGTGATCAAAACAGTCTCCATGTTGTAAATAGTGATAATGTAGCTTTAAACACTAGTAATTTAATCCAACCAACTGAAAGTAGTATTAGTGGGGTAAGCTGCGTCAGTGAATCTCGGAGTTCAAGTGTGAGCACTCCTGACACAATCGCCTCCAAAATACCACGGAGGAAGACTCCATCCAGGATTCCAGTTAGTCCGGCCAGGACCAttgtaaataacaataataacaacaataaagaaaatctcCAGGAAACAAGGATACCAAAGAGTAAAATTCCGCACAAAAGCAATAAACCGAAACCTAAG AAAGTCGTCCAGGTGACCCAAAGCAGCTCCCCATCTCAACATATCATAACATCAGAAAAGCTGCCTCAGAGTGCTTCAGGCGTGCTCAGTAACATTATTGAAGGTCCCCCGCATAGAGCCATGAGTTTTCATGAAAGGGCCACCTCAAAAGATGTCATAGACGAACTAAATCGCATGATAAAAAATGGAGATGAAAACCATGGTTCTGATGCAAATGACAGAGTCCCCAATCCTAAATTGGATCAGGCTTGCAGACCTACTGGTTGGATTCATGTGGAGAAAGACATTGACTTAACAGATCCAAAg GCAAGAGCAAATCTCCTGGATGTTATGATGGCCTCAGTTTCAAGCGACTCATCACCAACGTCTTCCTGTGGAGGTAGTGTGGCAAGTGATTCTACTGAAGACCCACCAGATTATGGACATCTCCATAGGATACATAAATATCACAGGCAAAAGAAAG CCAAAGCTGCGCGACCCGATTTTACGCCGGTAGCCGTGGTGCGTGCATCCGTCCCTCCGCCCAGACCTAGCATCATCGGACGATCCGACTTTTTCGTCCGCTACGGCGAAAAGGAGAGGGAGGCGGTAGCTTCCTTCGATTTTTTGGATGAATTTAGTTCGACAAGCAGCTCTCGCAGTTGCTCCATTGAGGATAGGCTGGAGGCAGTGGCTGAGGATGAGACGGACACCAACGGAGCTACGAGGTCTAGTTTTAGGATGATGAAAGTTAGTAGAGTTTGA